One Glycine soja cultivar W05 chromosome 7, ASM419377v2, whole genome shotgun sequence genomic window, TCACAAGAAAGTTGTGACACGTTCTAGAAAATTAAGTGTATgcttctttttatataaaaaaaacttataaaaaacaaaccaaatttctttccttaaacttttttttacttatcttaaccctcaaaattaatgaaaaattcaatacATTAGGTATGCTGAGGTTTTGACAAAGTTCCCTTTAGAAAAGTGGAAAAATACTAtactaaaataatgaaattgtttgtttaagtttattttttaaaaaactacttttttaataaaataaagaattttctattttttttttaaagttgttttcttttttgaagtAACAAATCTTTTCtgctttttaaaaaacatttatttaattttaaacaaacttCCCTGTGTGTAGCATAAATCTATCAAGGTAAATAGATAATATTCATGAATGATGAGTCCATGTCCTAGTCAAGGAGGCCACATGCATCAAAGCCTACACCCTAGGCTATTGTTGTAAGATAAAGTAATGTACCAGTTATATTGTTTTATAACTCAAGCACCTTTATAGATAAAATAGTCCACATGCATAGAAGacacatttatatataaatatagatataatttttacaCTCAAGCAAaagtaatttgaatttttttacgaTTTTCTTCAATTGTTGTCATATCATGTTGCCTGTTATACGCTTATTAGcaaggttttatttttttttcgtttaaattttaacaattttttttttggaaaaacttaaagtttctttttatcaattatcattaaaatttaaaataacaatataattttacaacttGATTCTTATTGGTGGAAAAATCAACTATATCTATACCCTATTAACAGGATCACGATAGAAATTCTCTTCTacaaacacttcacaaaattcAATAAAGGTGCATTCCTTACACTTAATTTGGGTGATAACCTGAGTTCTACCCTTAAAACTTTAATAGCAAAACTCATTGATCACACATCCAAAAGCTTGTCCATATATGGTGCAATAAGGAAAAAACATCTCAAATTCATGGAAAGTCTAAACAAAATGAATACGGATCCTCTCCAATTGTTAAAATTTGGAGAATGTCCATTTAAATGAACGTATACcgtaatattaaaattaacgattcaaatatatttaacaaaaacttGCGCAACACCCTCCATGTCCcatgatttcttttctttttccctttacTCAAACTAATTCCCAACATAGCCTTTACCATTTGGACCATCACTTTTGGTCATTCTAGCAAACAGAATCTCAATACAATTCAGGgacttttgttttttctaattgTCTCACCAAACAAAAGTGAGGCTTGTTTCCTTGGACTTTGATGATTAGTATATTTGTGCAATGGGGTTTGTTAGGCGTGAAAGCTTGGAGTTGGAAAAGGGCATCGAAGGAAACAAGCCCCACTTTTGTTTGCTGagaaaattagaaagaaaaaaaaccttgAATTGTATTGAGATTCTGTTTGCTTGGATTGGAGACGGAGATGCCATACCGGCCTAGCTAGAACAACCCAAAGTGAAGGTCCAAATGGTAAAGGTTATGCCGGGAATGAATTTGAGTAAAGGGAAAAATAAAcgaaatcatgaaacatggaAGGTGTTGTACGTGAGTTTTTGTTGAATAGAtctgaattattaattttaatcctACAATCTACGATCATTTAACTGGACACTctccaatttttaataattgaaggAGATCCGTGTCCAAACAAAACATACTTATTGTAAAGTGAACAATAAATTCAATCTTATTTGCCCAATAAGTTAAGCAACAAATCAATCCGCTGATTTCATTCACCCCATAGATGGTTGACTCTTTGTTTAGGGAATAATAGGATTCGCCTAGTGGTATTGGTAAGGTTTAGTTCGAATAAGTCTACCTCCTACTCCTAACCCCAAATACAAACTACATGTTGCGACCCAGTTTGTATCTCGATTTACACATAAATtggttgacaaaaaaaatccccCAATCTCGAGTGTTTTAAGACTAGGTACGAATGTTGGAGAGAatcagtgtttttttttttttctttctattctcCGTTGCTGAAATCTCTTCACATTCTGTATTTTCGGTTGTTTGCTGTTCTCAGTAGAAAATCTTATCCAAGTACTCCAAGATTTTAATTTCATACAGAATTTACTGATCTCTGTTATCATTGTCATACGATAATACTGAACTACTACGTATTTAGGAGAACCTGGcctgataataaaataaactaccCTATTTCAACAGTGTAATAACACCATGAGATGACTTATTATGACATTTATAAAGGCATTGAACCCAGGTCTCTTGCAATTTTCCTCTTCCAAAATCCATGTGATTCCTTATGCTCTATCATTCCGGTATGATGATCTACCAGTTATACACAATCTGTAAAATTAGCTAGAATACAACAATAATTCCAGGAtacccaaattttttaaaactagaaATTAGTTAAATCTTAACACCCTTAAACCAGGCTGCTGCTAATTGCCTTCAGAGTTCAGAGCCTGACAACAGTAAATTGCCTTCATGCATCTTAATGGACCACAAAAAGGCTGCACCTGGGGCTGGAGGTGCGCATGAGAAGGTAAATTCATCAAAAGACGAGATTAATCAATTGAAATCGATTTATTTACCAATAGTCTTCCACAACTGTTTAAAAGTAATCATCATGCATTCTCAGACAGAATGTTTAAAAGTAATCAATTGAAATCGATTTATCTACCAATAGTCTTAATGTGCTTTCATCATGATGGATTCGTTCTGGGTCAAAATTCTCAGACAGAATGAGGCGTTGTGTGGAGTGATACGGGCTCGGAACAGGGGCCCTAAACAGAGTTTATGAATCGTCACTTGTAACTCGAAAGAAAAGGACATAAGATGAAAGGTAATTTACGTAATATTCTTGTTCCCTGAACATGAAATGCAACCTTGCCATTTTGCAGACAACAGTTAAACTTAAACTCACTCATAGTTGAATAGAAGAAAGGGTTAAATGTCAGCAATCAGCACCTCAGCCTCTCAAAATAGATTTCATTGCAACAGAAACAATGCAGCAGATCAACAGAACAGAATAGAAGACTACAGCAAATGCTTCAGTTCCACAATAATACaacaatttatttgtaaacaagTGCCTTAATCCCTACATCCAAAACTGAATTTGTATTTCACTAATTCTCAAGGCTAACGTTCACCTTCTAAATCACAGAAGAGAAAGATAACATGAAACCCCAAGAGCATGCCTAATCTTCCTCTCAACTTTCTAATAAGAGATTTCTGTTCAAAGTCAAAAGGATCACAATAATAAACTGGATTAACAATTCAATTCCCGAGAATCATCATACGATATACAATGTACAAATacagaatcaaaataaaagcctTGTAGATCATCAATTGAAGCTGATCCAGAGAAGCTACTTGACAAGATTGCAGATACACTCATACACCTATTCCTTATCATGTACAAAGACAACCAAATGCCGGTGACAGAAATAATTACTAGATACGCTGTCACAATTTGGTGCTTTCGTGTGAAGTTCCAtagattattaaacaaaaaaaaaaaaaaaagacatgctCTACCTTAAATGTCTAACTTAGAATAAAGGAGCACAACGATTAAagaaagaaaccaaaaaaaaaaaaaaaactatgatcaCATAACAAAATCAAGATGAATATCTCGAAGCCTGGATCAAATCTTATCCAATGTACCATCAATGGCCAAATCAACCGCATCCTTCTTAGTTTTGAGACCCGGGGAACTATTATGCTTCCTGTAAAAGACACTCGGCATCAACTCCAAAACCCTCTCCCTCATTCTCCTAACCCTACCTCTCGGTATCTGTTGCAACACATCCAAAATCCTCATCCCTCTGAACACCACCTCCTCCTTCGGTATAAACACAGACAGCTCCTCAAACTCCGCCTCCGGCAAATGCCACCCATACTGAGCCTTCGCCGAAAGCTCCTCGAAGAAAACCGGTATGCACCCCGCGAGTACCGCGTCGAACGTGGACCGGCGCGTGGTCGTGTCCCCGGGAGGCTGCAAGCAGAAACTAGCCGAAAGCATTGGCCGCATGAACCGAACAGGGTCGTGCTCGCAGACCCCGTTGGAGCAATCCACAATCTCGCACAGCGTGTCGTACGAGGaatccgaggaggaggtggcgtTCTCGCACTCGCTCCTTATGCTGCGGCGGACGCGAGGCTGGGAGGGAGGGAGGTGAGGTTGAAGAATTGGGGCAACTGGGAGAAGTCCCACGCGGGACGCGCCATGAGGAGGAAGAGCTGAAGGGCGAGTTTGGCGCTGGAGTTGTATTCTGGGCCGTAGAGGTACATGGAGCGGATCTTGCGTGAGGCATGGCTACTCCAACGGAATGGAATCACACCATCGACCCACCCCATTTGCACTAGAGGTGATCACAACATAAGAAACTTATGATGGAGATAGATATCCATGTGAGACCAAAAGCCTTAGAGAGAGATCATAGTTGAGAGCAAAGCCAGCGAAAGTGCAGAGAGACAACGAAAGCAAGAGCTATGAGAGAATGGGCATTACaacaagtaaattaaaataaaaaagacaaatggATACACATAATGTGGGTAAAAGACTCTATATGAAGTAGAGAAAACGAGGCCTTCTGAAGTACTATGAAAATCTAAGGATCTAGAAAGATGAGTGAGAAAATTACCATTTAAAACATGTGGGacctatttaaataaaaaagacctttggagaaaaaaaaatccaaagttTTTATATGTATACAAGGGTTACAAAAATTATGATgagtaaatgttttttaatatataaagtatcataatgaaaaaatattaaataaatatataaattatattttgaattttcaatgaataatttaaattataacgtaaatttatttttaattattgacaattttaaaaaaatcatatttaaaaaagagaTATAGATAACAAAAATAGATTGAAAATgacatataattaagaaaattaaatatacaaagataaaacgaaaataatttaaaatgatcgggatatttttttattagtagcaagaataatatacataaaaagaaaatattaacaaaatctaattaaaagtgtaaaaaataagTCCCATTTCTAAATTatgtattctaatttataatataaaaataaatcatcatAATGAAATGTTATTATTCAAAGGAGTTAATGTTTGACTCATGCCATGCCATGCCATGCACGAGATATCTTTACAACTATTTTTACAAATAGTTGTGAAGCCACACatgtttacaaatatttttaattttgtaataaattttttaaaataattcttatgaattggtgatattgtttatgattttaattataatacataaaaatactaattataatTTGTCTGAGTACATATGGATTTTACAAGGCATTATGTACtacttgttgaaaaaaaaagttaatttattcaattaattctaattttaatagaggtaattaaaaaaaaactaaatcagTAAAAATGTGTCTAACGtaccaaataattttaaataattttttcttcttctcaaaaGACACTTCCAACAATTTTAGCTAATTTCTTGGTGAAATAATATCAAAGTACAAGCCAACATGATATTTCATCTAAtgaaataattatgtaatataACTATACGTgctaacacaattttttttgcaataacatcgatataatttttatttttatttttatttagatatgaatatttgataataattaaaacttaattagaaaaacaaacaacaaaaattctatagcatgtatataaaaatattttcactcagaattatattgtaaataaaaatatatttgttcattttataacatttaaagtatataaacaatattttgaataatttaaatgataattaattaaattgaattagatGAAAGGTGTAGAAATcaaatattactttaatttaatttttaatacacaatttataatatcgttacattaatttataatctatttttttaaaggtcaaacttaaatttaagaaaCAACAACGTTAACCcaataatcattattttctatACAATTCCATTTGTGCCTTCTAAGGATAAATTTGGGAAACATGAACACGTCCAAATACATGTTACAGCTTACAAGTGATTCATATCATATAGTCGCTGCCATATATATAACACACCCAAAAAAAGTCACTGCcatgaatgaaaaacaaaacataatctCATCACATACATAATCAACATTTTTTATGGACTGTCTAAAGCAAGTTGATCACTGACACAAATGATATCCATCTCCCAAATTTAAtgcacaacaaaacaaaaagtcctataataataataattacacaAAGAGCTTCTGTATTTATCTATTCCTACACTGGTCTCACctcaattatttattagaaacaTATAGTGACACTTTCTTGTATATTACATTGGACTCTTCTGAGGGAAGGCTAATCTGAATGTTAAAAAAGCAAGGGAtgtttgtataattttataaaatttcagaGAGATTTgtgtaactaattaaaaaaagagagagagacgaGTTCATCATTCCACGAATTGAAGATTTACACGTTCTATGAGGAGGCCAGGTGCTAAGTTAAAACTGATGGAAAACTCACACAAAAGAGGActtattgtaaaattaaaaactattgaGGATTATATCATAAATAACCAAAGTACATgattttgttttctacttgtGGTCCTGGAAATATTTAGACCATCATAAAAGCCACCAGAATTTTTAGTcgaatgaaaattgaaaacatttGGCTCCCAATTGCGTTAACCAATTCTCACAGCTGGAAAGAATTTTTGgctttcaattttaattgaaatcacCTTTAGCCAGTACATTGAGTAATTTTATTGTACTATCCAAAGAAAACGTAACATAATAAGGGAACATGGAGGATACAAGAACACTCACTAGATGTGTTTGCTTCCAATTAAGAGAAAATAAGCTTATTTAGGTGTCTGAAAAGTAGTATTACATTGCTTGCATTACTGAAGAAAAAGATACATTATTATCTTTGTAAGATTCTGTTACGTTCACGGCGGAGTTAGAGGGAGGGAAGAGAAGTGAGGAGAGAGATAGGGTTCCCTTATTCGAGGTAGGGTCCTCCTGGAACTAAATTTTGGAAGCTTGTTCTTATCCTTATTATGGAATATTCAGCACCTATATATTGCTGAGATACAAGCGTGTAACGGAATGCAAAGATCTAACAAACTCCTAACAGCTTTATCAGCACGTGCTTTAATGGGTAAgaagcatgcatgcatgcatgtgtAACTCGTGAATGTGTGAGTTGACTCGGGAGTGTATGTGTGAGTTAACTCGTGAATGCATGAGTAGCTAACTAACATAATCCTGTAAGTATCTAGGCTTAGTTATAGCACGTGCGGGTCTCGTGGGCACAACAGAAGCATCTTCATGAGTGTTATCTTCTTCTTCGTGAACCTGGTTGCTAACAATACCGTCGTCCTCGAAaaccaccttgtcctcaaggtggtagGCTTCTTGTAGCTCAAGCCATGATTCCCAGGAAGTGTCCTCCGGGGGTTGGCCAACCCATTGGACGAGAACGAGTTTCGTCGGGGGGTAAGTGGAAGTGTCAAGCCTCCTATCCAAGATGCAGAGGGGTCGTTGCTTGGGTCTCTGACCAACTATCTCTAAGTTCCAGGGTTCAGTGGAAGACGGGGAAGGTCCATGATGACGGCGTAACAGTGAGCAGTGGAAGACGGGGTGGATGCGTGCCTCCGCCGGGAGGGCTAGTCGATAAGCAACTTCTCCCACCTTCGCGAGAATTTTGAAGGGCCCGAAGTACCGTTTTGATAGCTTGGGGTGGTGTGGTCCCGTGGCGGAGCGTTGGCGGGTGGGTCGAAGCTTCACATAGACCCATTGGCCTTCGTTAAAGGTCACATCATCCCGATGAGCAtctgcatatttcttcattGAAGCTTGAGCTTTCTTCAGCTGCTTCTGCAGTTTGGTATGGATATCTTGTCGAGACTGGACCAGGGACGCCACAGCTTCATTATTGGTGAAGCCCGGAATATATTGAGGTATCGTGGGTGGGGGTTTCCCATAGATAACCTCGAACGGGGTCAAACCGGAGCTCGAATGCAGCGAGGTGTTGTAACACCACTCAGCGAGTGCTAGATAGCGGAACCACGAGGAAGGTTGTGAGTTAACGAAACACCGGAGGTACTGCTCAAGGACGCGATTCACCACTTCGGTTTGGCCATCCGACTGTGGATGATACGCCGTGCTTAAGCGCAGATGGGTGCCACTAAGCCGGAATAATTCTCTCCAAAAAGCGCTTAGGAACACGGGGTCCCTATCGGAAACAATACTCTTGGGGAAACCATGGTGCTTGCAGACGATTTCCACGAAGAGCATGGCGACCTTGAAGGCCGAAAATCCCGTAGGCAGCGCTCCGAGATGCACCCCCTTGGAATACCTATCAACAACAACCATAATGACGGTGAAACCGCTTGACGGTGGGAGGTGAGTGACGAAGTCCATAGAGATATCCTCCCACACCCCAACCGGAGCTGGCAGCGGTTGTAGCAAGCCCGCCGGCCGATGGGTGCTCGTTTTACTTTGTTGACACACCTTGCACTCCCTGATATGCTTCTGAACGTCTTGCTTCTGTCCTTGCCAGAAGAAGCTTGCTTCGAGGCGGTGCAAAGTCTTGGCTACCCCAAAATGACCACCTAACGGGGTTGCGTGAAATTCCGAGAGGAGGGTCGTGATGTACGGGTTGGTTTTATTCAGCCATATACGATTATTGAATAACAAGAACCCGTTATGGATCCGATATTGAGGATAGGCTGAAGGGTTCTCTTGAACACGAGTTAATAACGACTGAAATTCAGGATCACTGACAAGAGCTTGGTGGATATCGCGCAGGAAGTCGAATTGGGGCACTGATAAGATCAGCAACTCGCCTGGTTCCGGTGGTCTGCGAGAGAGTGCATCAGCCACAACGTTGGTGGCTCCCGTTTTGTATTGAATTGTGTAATCAAACCCAAGCAATTTGGAAAGGTAATAGTGTTGTTCTGGCGTTTGAATCACCTGAGTCATAAGCTCGCGAAGACTCTTGTGATCGGTGAGGATCGTGAAGGAGCTGTCGAGGAGATATTGCCTCCATTTACGCACTGCGGATGTGATAGCATGGAGTTCCCTCACATAGGTTGACGCATTAAGGAGGCGAGGGTTGAAGTTCTTGCTGAAGAACGCTAATGGGTGCCCTTGCTGAGAGAGCACAGCCCCCATGGCAGTGCCTGAAGCATCCGTCTCGACGACAAATGGTTCATGGAAATTGGGAAGGGCCAGAACTGGGGTGTTGATCATAGCGGATTTGAGGGTATCGAAAGCTTCTTGTGATTCGAGGGACCACTCAAATGCGTCCTTGCATAATAAGCTTGTTAAAGGAGACGCGATAGCTGCATAGTGGCGCACAAATTTTCGATAAAACCCAGTTAATCCAAGGAATGCTCGAAGTTCTTTGGGTGTGGTGGGGGTGGGCCATTGCGCGATTGCTTGGATCTTGGAGGGTTCCGGGGTGACTCCGCTACCCGAAACAACATGACCAAGATACTCGAGTTCCCTCTGGGCAAAGAGACACTTGGTGCGTTTCAAGTAGAACTCATTGCGTAGCAAGGCTTGAAGGATCAGGTCAAGGTGTTGGACATGGGATGAAAGGGAGCTGCTGTAGACGAGTATATCGTCGAAGAATACAGCGGCGAAACGACGTAAGAACGGAGCAAGGAGGCGATTCATCGCGGCTTGGAACGTAGAGGGTGCGTTACACAATCCAAAAGGCATAACGAGGTACTCGTAGTGCCCATGGTGAGTTCTAAACGTCGTTTTCTCAACATCAGCGTCATTCATGAGGATTTGGTGAAATCCTTGCCTCAAATCGAGCTTGGTGAACCATGAGGCGTGCCCTAGTTCGTCCAGCAGTTCGTCGATAGTAGGTATCGGGAATCTATCGCGAACCGTGATCGCGTTGAGGGACCTATAGTCAACACATAGGCGCCAGGTTCCATCCTTCTTCTTCACTAGAAGGATTGGAGATGAGTACGGGCTCGTACTTGGTCGTACGAGGCCAGCGGAGAGCAGCTCTGCGATTTGTCTTTCGATCTCAGCCTTCTGAAAATGAGGGTACCGGTATGGACGAACGTTCACCGGGGCTGTGGACGGCAAGAGAGTGATACGGTGGTTCACCTCACGTGAAGGTGGTAAGCTTTTGGGAGGTTGGAACAACTGATCATAACGGAGGATGAGCTTCGTTATTGATTCGAGTGAATGGGGAAGATGAGTAGTGGTCTCGTCTATGGGGTTAGTGGGTATGATACGTAAATGGAACAAGGCTGAAGTTGATCCCGTGTGAAGCATGCGTTTGACTTGTGCTGCGGAAGCCGGTTCTGGGCCCGTAGCGACATCAGCCCGTAAGGAAACCTCCTGGCCCAAGTGATTGAATCGCATCATGAAGGAGGTATAATCGGTCGTAACTTGGCCGAATTGCTTCAGCCACTCAATGCCAAGCACCGCATCCGCTCCGCTGATCTCAAGGAGGTGGAAGGTGATCGAAAACGAGTGACCTTGAATGTGTAGAGGAGTGTTGGGGCAGCGCTTGTTACAGTCCAATGTGGACCCATTCCCAACAAGGACGCGGAGGGGCTGGGTGTCCTCGATAGGAAGATGGAGGAAGTGTGCAACCCTTGGTTGGAGAAAATTATGGGTGCTCCCACTATCTATGAGCACAGTGATACGCGCATTCCGGATGGAACCATACACACGAAAAGTTTTTGATGAAGGTAAACCAGACATGGCGTGGAGGCTGACATGGGGAGGAGATGGATCTAGCACGCCAATAGGATTAGCTGAATTTTCTTCTGATACGAGGCTAGGCTCGGTGGAGCCTGGTTCACCGGAATCCTGAGTGATATCGTCGGCAACGAAGAGCAGGATGCGTCCCTTGCAGCGGTGATTGGAACTCCACTTGTCATCGCAATTGTAGCATAGACCTCTCTCTCGACGGAACGCCATTTCTTCCGGTGTCCGCTGCACGTACGGAGGTTTTGGTTTCGTGTTTGGGATAGAGGAGGATGGTGACGGTGAAGGATGAGAAGAACGCTGTGGTGGAGGTCTTCTATCGCGGAGTTTATCCTCTTGTAACTTCGCGAGCGCGGTGGCCTGAAGGAGAGATATAGGTTGGAGAGCGAGTACCTCTCGTC contains:
- the LOC114420046 gene encoding probable xyloglucan galactosyltransferase GT19, translated to MRPMLSASFCLQPPGDTTTRRSTFDAVLAGCIPVFFEELSAKAQYGWHLPEAEFEELSVFIPKEEVVFRGMRILDVLQQIPRGRVRRMRERVLELMPSVFYRKHNSSPGLKTKKDAVDLAIDGTLDKI